In Leishmania braziliensis MHOM/BR/75/M2904 complete genome, chromosome 31, one genomic interval encodes:
- a CDS encoding putative N-acyl-L-amino acid amidohydrolase → MPAIDREQLDHRVEQIYDQVVAWRRYLHANPDLSYEEQPTAAYIMCELQKMDAGGKWLHISQPEGNCIVSDLKGGAGEGAIVALRADIDALPVEELTDVPFASKKRGVMHACGHDTHAAMLLGATKLLLEDAEKIKGTVRLLFQPAEEVPPGGAKMMIEKGCMEGVTMAFGQHILPLEEGPTGTVLVRKGAILRSSDTLHAEIIGRGGHASLPERSIDPIPIACLAVTALQQVVSRRMPPCKCPVLTISAINSSCDTYNVIPDKVTLKGTLRCTDSQVREDANKAIAEVLHGICGSYGATCSFKRFPGYDVTVNADSAYDVGMRVLAQVLPSKDQIVVLPDCMSASEDFSEFAKLVPSNYVGIGCYNAEKGCAAPNHNARFDVDEEAMKVGVKVHFGIIHELLMQ, encoded by the coding sequence ATGCCTGCCATCGACCGCGAGCAGCTCGACCACCGTGTGGAGCAGATCTACGACCAGGTGGTGGCCTGGCGCCGCTACCTCCACGCTAACCCAGACCTCTCGTACGAGGAGCAGCCGACTGCGGCTTACATTATGTGCGAACTGCAGAAGATGGATGCGGGGGGTAAATGGCTGCACATCAGCCAGCCTGAAGGCAATTGCATCGTTTCGGACCTGAagggcggcgctggtgagggTGCGATTGTCGCGCTGCGGGCGGACATCGACGCGCTGCCTGTGGAGGAGCTGACAGATGTGCCCTTTGCATCGAAGAAGAGGGGTGTGATGCACGCGTGTGGCCACGACACGCACGCTGCGATGCTGCTCGGCGCGacgaagctgctgctcgaggaTGCGGAGAAGATCAAGGGCACCGTGCGCCTGCTGTTTCAGccggcggaggaggtgccgCCGGGTGGCGCCAAAATGATGATCGAGAAGGGGTGCATGGAGGGAGTGACGATGGCGTTTGGTCAGCACATACTCCCGCTTGAAGAGGGCCCCACTGGCACTGTTTTGGTGCGCAAAGGTGCGATCCTCCGCAGCTCTGACACACTGCACGCGGAGATCATTGGTCGTGGGGGTCATGCCTCGCTGCCGGAGCGTTCCATCGACCCCATCCCGATTGCGTGCCTTGCTGTGACTGCCCTTCAGCAGGTGGTCTCTCGCCGCATGCCGCCGTGCAAGTGCCCAGTCCTGACGATCTCCGCGATAAACTCGAGCTGTGACACCTACAATGTAATCCCCGATAAGGTTACGCTGAAGGggacgctgcgctgcacagACAGCCAGGTGCGGGAGGATGCCAATAAGGCCATCGCCGAGGTGCTTCACGGCATCTGCGGCTCGTACGGTGCGACGTGCAGCTTCAAACGATTTCCTGGCTACGATGTGACGGTGAACGCAGATAGCGCGTACGATGTGGGGATGCGAGTGCTTGCCCAGGTATTGCCGTCGAAGGACCAGATTGTGGTTCTTCCAGATTGCATGTCTGCCTCAGAAGACTTCAGTGAGTTTGCGAAGCTGGTACCTTCGAACTACGTGGGCATCGGATGCTACAATGCTGAGAaggggtgcgctgcgccgaaCCACAACGCGAGGTTTGACGTCGACGAGGAAGCGATGAAGGTCGGCGTGAAAGTGCACTTTGGTATTATCCACGAGTTGCTAATGCAGTGA
- a CDS encoding putative monoglyceride lipase: protein MPCCCSGGHRLAYAIPGRSPPDPQLFPHYMQNAQNLWLHFSEWWPHGDGGSTPVPPTKGVVFIVPGLGEHTGRYDSVALRLNQEGYVVFSMDNQGTGGSEGERLYVEHFTDFVDDVCAFVKFIQARYAALSNQPTFLLGHSMGGLISTLVAQRDAIHFRGVVLSGPALGLPKPIPRFLRSLTHFLSKWLPKLPVHKLNANLVSYNPPVVQLVKQDPFYSNVTLRARFIDEMLEAQDRAAEATSKSSFPFLIVHGEEDELCSLDKSKWFFKNAPSTDKHLVSYPRAAHEVLTELCRSDVMADVMKFINERVR, encoded by the coding sequence atgccgtgctgctgctctggcgGTCACCGTCTGGCGTACGCCATCCCAGGTCGTTCGCCGCCCGACCCGCAGCTCTTTCCTCACTACATGCAAAACGCGCAGAACCTGTGGTTGCACTTCAGCGAGTGGTGGCCGCacggtgatggcggcagcacccCAGTCCCACCAACTAAAGGTGTTGTGTTTATCGTTCCTGGCTTGGGCGAGCACACCGGCCGCTACGACTCGGTCGCGCTGCGGCTCAATCAGGAGGGCTACGTTGTGTTCTCCATGGACAATCAGGGCACCGGCGGCAGTGAAGGCGAGCGGCTCTACGTTGAGCATTTCACTGACTTCGTCGATGACGTCTGTGCGTTCGTCAAATTCATCCAGGCACGGTACGCGGCTCTCTCGAACCAGCCCACTTTCCTTTTAGGGCACTCGATGGGTGGGCTGATTTCCACGCTTGTGGCGCAGAGGGACGCAATTCACTTTCGCGGTGTTGTGCTGAGCGGCCCCGCTCTGGGGCTGCCAAAGCCCATCCCCCGTTTTCTGCGGTCCCTCACGCATTTTCTCTCCAAGTGGCTCCCGAAGCTTCCGGTGCACAAACTCAACGCCAATTTAGTCAGCTACAACCCCCCTGTCGTGCAGCTTGTGAAGCAGGACCCCTTTTACTCCAACGTGACGCTCCGTGCGCGCTTCATCGATGAGATGCTCGAGGCTCAGGACCGCGCCGCAGAGGCCACGTCCAAGTCATCGTTTCCTTTTCTCATCGTGcacggcgaggaggatgagctCTGCTCCTTAGACAAGTCGAAGTGGTTCTTCAAGAACGCGCCGTCAACGGACAAGCACCTGGTTTCCTACCCTCGTGCTGCCCACGAGGTGCTGACGGAGCTGTGCCGCAGTGACGTGATGGCGGATGTGATGAAGTTTATCAACGAGCGAGTGAGGTGA